One segment of Solanum lycopersicum chromosome 1, SLM_r2.1 DNA contains the following:
- the LOC101244982 gene encoding sugar transport protein 10, giving the protein MAGGFAVSGGSGDYEGKVTAFVIMTCLVAATGGLLFGYDIGISGGVTSMDEFLLKFFPNVYHKEKNLKEGGSQYCKFNDHMLQLFTSSLYLAALVASFAASITTKAFGRKISMLIGGLIFLVGAVLNGAAMNLGVLILGRLLLGVGIGYANQSVPVYLSEMAPPKLRGALNVCFQMAVTLGILIANLVNYGTSTMKKNGWRVSLVLAAVPAVVMTVGAVFLPDTPNSLIDRGQKEKAKTMLQKIRGTSNVDNEFEYLIIASDMSKQVENPWGNIMRPRYRPQLTIAVLVPFFQQLTGINVIMFYAPVLFKTLGFGDGAALMTAVITGLVNVFATLMSIFTVDRFGRRPLFLVGGTLMLICQIAVGSIIASVFGVDGLGTFSKGLGNITVAIICVYVAAFAWSWGPLGWLVPSEVMPMEIRSAGQSINVSVNMFFTFIIGQIFLTMLCEMKFGLFFFFGGFVVIMTLFILFFLPETKGIPIEDVTRVWKSHWFWKKYMPADDSTHV; this is encoded by the exons atggcAGGAGGATTTGCAGTGAGTGGTGGTAGTGGTGATTATGAAGGAAAAGTTACAGCTTTTGTTATTATGACATGTTTGGTTGCAGCCACTGGTGGTTTACTCTTTGGTTATGATATTGGTATTTCag GAGGAGTGACATCTATGGATGaatttttactcaaattttTCCCAAATGTGTATCACAAGGAGAAGAACTTGAAAGAAGGAGGAAGCCAATATTGCAAATTCAATGATCATATGTTACAACTCTTTACTTCATCACTCTATTTAGCAGCATTAGTTGCTTCATTTGCAGCTTCAATAACCACGAAAGCATTTGGACGAAAAATCTCTATGCTTATCGGTGGTCTAATTTTCCTAGTAGGCGCGGTCCTGAATGGTGCAGCCATGAACTTGGGTGTACTCATTCTGGGGCGCCTATTACTAGGTGTTGGCATTGGTTATGCCAACCAATCTGTCCCCGTTTACCTATCAGAAATGGCTCCCCCTAAACTTAGAGGGGCGCTCAACGTCTGTTTCCAAATGGCCGTCACACTTGGCATACTCATCGCGAATCTTGTCAATTATGGTACCTCTACCATGAAGAAAAACGGTTGGAGAGTGTCTCTTGTTCTCGCGGCTGTACCTGCTGTTGTAATGACAGTAGGAGCTGTTTTCCTACCAGACACGCCTAATTCATTGATCGACAGAGGGCAAAAAGAGAAGGCAAAGACGATGTTGCAGAAGATTCGTGGTACAAGCAACGTAGACAACGAATTTGAGTATCTTATCATAGCAAGCGACATGTCTAAACAAGTCGAAAATCCATGGGGTAACATTATGAGACCTAGGTATAGACCACAATTAACAATCGCTGTCCTGGTTCCGTTCTTCCAACAACTCACTGGTATCAACGTCATTATGTTCTACGCTCCTGTCCTGTTTAAAACACTTGGATTTGGTGACGGAGCTGCGTTGATGACAGCTGTCATCACCGGACTTGTCAATGTGTTCGCCACACTTATGTCCATATTCACTGTTGATAGATTTGGCAGGAGGCCCTTGTTCCTCGTTGGTGGTACACTCATGCTTATCTGTCAG ATTGCTGTTGGTTCCATCATAGCTAGTGTATTTGGAGTAGATGGTCTAGGAACATTCAGCAAAGGACTTGGTAACATCACAGTTGCCATCATTTGTGTATATGTAGCAGCATTTGCTTGGTCATGGGGACCCTTAGGTTGGCTTGTTCCTAGTGAAGTTATGCCTATGGAAATTCGATCAGCAGGACAATCGATCAACGTCTCAGTAAACATGTTCTTCACGTTCATCATCGGACAAATATTCCTTACAATGCTCTGTGAAATGAAATTCGggctcttcttcttcttcggaggATTCGTGGTGATCATGACATTGTTCATCTTGTTCTTTCTACCTGAAACTAAAGGTATTCCTATCGAAGATGTAACGAGGGTTTGGAAGAGTCATTGGTTTTGGAAAAAGTACATGCCAGCTGACGATAGTACTCATGTTTAG
- the LOC101244697 gene encoding thioredoxin X, chloroplastic has protein sequence MATMASVATSTSRISYPMTHSFNTTCNFASPFRSSFSSLAWKKVRFSIGNRGRKLGFRNCSTLRISCGGGLTEIKEDEFSDVVLKSDRPVLVEFVATWCGPCRLIGPAMESVAEEYKEKITVVKIDHDASPKLIEEYKVYGLPTLILFKDGKEVPDSKREGAITKVKLKEYLDGLLKTVSIA, from the exons ATGGCGACAATGGCTTCCGTCGCTACTTCAACTTCGAGGATTTCATATCCTATGACGCATTCGTTCAATACAACTTGTAATTTCGCTTCTCCTTTTCGTTCTTCGTTTTCTTCTTTGGCTTGGAAAAAAGTTAGGTTTTCGATTGGGAATCGAGGGAGAAAGTTAGGGTTTCGAAATTGTTCGACATTGAGGATAAGCTGTGGCGGTGGATTGACGGAGATTAAGGAAGATGAGTTTTCCGACGTGGTTTTGAAGTCCGATCGTCCTGTACTTGTGGAGTTCGTAGCTACTTGGTGTGGACCTTGCCGTTTGATTGGTCCTGCCATGGAATCCGTTGCTGAG GagtacaaagaaaagatcactGTTGTTAAGATAGATCATGACGCGAGTCCCAAGCTCATAGAAGAGTACAAAGTTTACGGATTGCCAACTTTGATTCTCTTCAAAGATGGAAAGGAAGTCCCAGACAGCAAAAGGGAAGGCGCGATAACAAAAGTTAAACTCAAGGAGTATCTTGATGGACTTCTAAAGACAGTTTCTATCGCGTAA
- the LOC101244405 gene encoding uncharacterized protein, producing the protein MNSKDDEKHKVEEGEESPSHSQQTVSDDDEIDYSVKPEFYDPELDDKDEVWVQKKRGGRTSDAILNCPACFTTLCLDCQRHEKNVTQYRAMFVVNCKIKSEQVTAHLGSKRKRGKKGRGSSEAEAGSDIGKTYKRVCCSVCSTDVGVIDGEEVYHFFNVIPSES; encoded by the exons ATGAACAGTAAAGACGACGAAAAGCATAAagtagaagaaggagaagaatcgccatctcattcTCAGCAAACAG TTTCTGATGATGATGAGATAGATTACTCTGTCAAGCCAGAATTTTATGATCCAGAACTTGATGACAAAGATGAAGTCTGGGTCCAAAAGAAAAGGGGTGGTCGTACTTCTGATGCTATCCTTAATTGTCCAGCTTGTTTTACCACCCTTTGTCTAGATTGTCAAAG GCATGAAAAGAATGTCACACAGTACCGAGCAATGTTCGTGGTCAATTGCAAGATCAAGAGTGAACAAGTCACCGCACATCTTGGAAGCAAACGAAAGAGGGGTAAGAAAGGGCGTGGATCTTCTGAAGCTGAAGCGGGTTCTGATATAGGCAAGACATATAAACGCGTATGCTGTTCAGTTTGTTCAACAGACGTTGGAGTCATTGACGGAGAAGAGGTCTATCATTTCTTTAATGTTATTCCTAGCGAGTCTTGA
- the LOC101244107 gene encoding probable prefoldin subunit 5, with protein MASRTLEIEKMSVEQLKALKEQADLEVNLLQDSLNNIRTATTRLEIASNALQDLSLRPQGKKMLVPLTASLYVPGTLDDADKVLVDVGTGYFVEKTMTEGKDYCERKINLLKSNYEQLLDVATKKKSVADETGLILQAKLRQLAQAQ; from the exons ATGGCGTCAAGAACACTTGAAATAGAGAAGATGAGTGTGGAGCAACTTAAAGCACTCAAAGAACAAGCCGATCTAGAAGTGAACCTTCTTCAGGATAGCCTCAATAACATCCGTACAGCAACTACTCGACTGGAAATCGCATCTAATGCCCTTCAAGATCTGTCACTACGCCCTCAAG GGAAGAAAATGTTGGTGCCTTTAACAGCGTCTTTATATGTGCCGGGAACACTAGATGATGCTGATAAGGTTTTGGTAGATGTCGGCACTGGATATTTTGTTGAG AAAACAATGACAGAAGGAAAAGATTACTGTGAGCGGAAAATCAACCTGCttaagtccaactacgagcaaCTTCTTGAT GTAGCGACGAAGAAGAAAAGTGTTGCTGATGAAACTGGTCTTATCTTGCAAGCTAAATTAAGACAACTTGCTCAAGCACAATAG
- the LOC101243811 gene encoding uncharacterized protein translates to MEPHHNSPPSIGFHHHHHDGGAGGTCVNCGGPTAFPSPPPDPNPNYIPIRAPAVNLPPANNREIIMRTPVPQSQRVVPLTPPYHFQTPMKKIHNQNDIVQFQSSPTCQNFLGFVVLLSESIRSHKLSDPCHESSVVLAIVSVLETLSVYVDEIPLAPQSSRYGNLAYRTWHERMSCDAESFLHQFLPPDLQSATVELVPYFTDSFGNSSRIDYGTGHETNFAALLYCLARLGVLKEEDYQALVSRVFVKYLDLMRKLQVTYCLEPAGSHGVWGLDDYHFLPFIFGSSQLIDHKYMKPKSIHNKDILENFANEYLYLSCIVFIMKVKKGVFAEHSPMLDDISGVPNWNKVNSGLLKMYKIEVLQKVPIMQHFLFGSIIQWQ, encoded by the exons ATGGAACCCCATCACAACTCACCACCGTCCATCGGCttccaccaccaccatcacGACGGCGGCGCCGGCGGAACCTGCGTCAACTGCGGCGGACCTACCGCGTTCCCATCACCGCCTCCTGATCCTAATCCCAACTACATCCCCATCCGTGCTCCGGCCGTCAACCTACCACCAGCCAATAACAGAGAAATCATCATGCGAACACCAGTTCCTCAATCACAGAGAGTTGTTCCGTTAACTCCTCCTTACCATTTCCAAACTCCGATGAAGAAAATCCACAACCAAAACGACATCGTTCAGTTTCAATCATCACCTACTTGCCAGAACTTCCTCGGGTTCGTGGTGTTACTATCGGAGTCTATTCGTTCACATAAACTCTCAGATCCTTGTCATGAGTCGTCTGTAGTGTTAGCCATTGTTTCTGTGCTTGAAACCCTAAGTGTCTACGTTGATGAGATCCCTTTAGCACCACAGTCGTCTCGATACGGGAACTTGGCGTACCGAACGTGGCATGAACGTATGAGCTGTGATGCTGAGTCATTTTTGCATCAGTTTCTGCCTCCTGATCTCCAATCGGCTACTGTTGAACTTGTTCCTTACTTTACTGATAGCTTTGGGAACTCCAGCAGAATTGATTATG GTACCGGGCATGAGACAAATTTCGCAGCATTGTTGTATTGTTTAGCAAGATTAGGAGTTCTGAAAGAAGAAGACTATCAAGCTCTGGTGTCAAGGGTTTTTGTCAAGTACTTGGATTTGATGAGGAAGTTGCAAGTGACCTATTGCCTAGAGCCTGCTGGGTCCCATGGGGTTTGGGGACTAGATGACTACCACTTCTTACCTTTTATATTTGGGTCATCTCAGTTGATTGATCACAAGTACATGAAACCAAAATCTATTCATAACAAAGATATCTTGGAGAACTTTGCAAATGAATATCTTTATCTCTCGTGTATTGTATTCATAATGAAGGTGAAGAAGGGAGTGTTTGCAGAGCACTCTCCCATGTTAGATGACATCAGTGGTGTACCCAATTGGAACAAGGTAAACAGTGGCTTACTTAAGATGTACAAGATTGAAGTTCTGCAGAAGGTTCCTATCATGCAGCATTTCCTTTTCGGCTCCATTATCCAATG GCAATGA